The genomic region tggatgtcagaagtgttgttcagtagcattccgggtgtGTTTGTGGACCCCAGGGTGTTATAGTTCTGGATGCTATTTTACAATCCACTAAGTTGCCCACTATTGCTACTACTGAGGTTTCTGATGATAAAATTGAAGATGCAAGGTAAGTAGCCACTGCAAGCGATTCTTTTATTCATGCTAAATCAGAGCCTTCGGGAGCTACGCTAGTAGAGCTGGCGAAAGAAAATCTTCTAGAAAAGCCCAGGAcacctgctcccgaagcaccaCCCCAGGGTGATTTGGActacattgttcgacatgcttcaggaaaaCAGGTATCAGGAGATCAAATTGCCAAAGTGCAACACTATGCTAAGGAGCTGAAATACCCCCAAGGGTCCTTGGTATACGGAGGAGACAACGAGGATGACTTCCTTTACTGTCTACCTGACAGTAAAGAGATCAATGTTTGCCGTGAAATGATGGACAACATGGGGTATCCAAAGGTTGAGCTTGGTCTGTCTGTAATGACGAAGGATCAGCCTCGCTTACAATAGCTTGAGGGTTTGTATACTTTGGCTTGTCATTTTGTAATTTTTGTTATGGTGAACTATTTTTGTGGTAATTCTTATCGTTATTATTTGTCCACTCTTTGTTTGccagggtttaattctaagtaaagcTTGAAAAGCTCAAAAAGATGTGAAAGATGAAAGTAGCCAAATAGCAATTGAAAACCTTTGTTCGGAGGTCATAAcattgagaaacgaagctcttgaaAAGTATAAGATCTTGCTCTCTTTGGTGGAGAGATTAAAATCTAGTGAAGCCAGGCTTTCTAGCATTTCTGAAGTAGAGCAGAGGATGCAGAAGGCTGAAGAGAGGCAATTAAAAGATGAGAAGCGCATTGCAGACTTGAAGTATGCGCTGTCCACACAAGTCGAATTGCACAGAACTGAAGTGCAAGAATTAGAAAAGAAACTTGACGAAATGACTGAAAATTTCAATGTGGAGCTAACAAAACGTGAGATATCTGATATTGAACTATTGAGGTTACaaaaaaatgttgaagagcttcatcAAGCTAAAGAGGAGTGCTACAATGTTGCTACGGAATGTGCTAAGAATTTAAAGAATAGGTTTGCTAAGGTTGGCACATTCTCCTCAGAACAAAACTTTATCCGTGGCGATCCAAACAGGGACATCCTGTGGATTAGCGGCGAAGCCGAATTTTTTGAGGAGATTCTAAGCGGTAGAGGAGACTTCTGCGCTTTTGCCAGCGCTCGGGGAGCCGTATCAGTCCTTGAGAAGGTTGGCTGCGAACATGCCAAGGTTATGGTTCAGTCAGGATTCTCACTCTCAGCCAACGATATTAgaaacccttcagccgaagccgCTGCACTAAATGGAAAATTTTATAACGAAGTTTGGCTAAAGGGTGGTCGAGAGATAACTGATGAAGCTATCAGAAAGAACGAAAAAGAGTCTCATGATGCTTTGGGAGAAGCCAAAAAAACCGAAGAAGCTGCTAAACGTGCAAGGCTTATAGGTACATCTATCGTGACTTAGGTTCATGAATTATTCTAGCTTCAGAACTAACAGATACTTATGCTGTGGTGCAGCTGAACTCTCTCCCCCTCTGGAGCCATACGACACTGAAGCTGGTCCATCTCTGAAGGGGCACTTGATGTAATTAGGATTGCTAATGAAGCCGTTGATGAAGCTATCAACAGGCTACTGAACAAAGCTGCCGACAAAGTTTTAAAAGGGGATGACTAGAGCTTATCTATTAAGACATTAGAttttttgtatacaattttgctTTTGTAAGAAACACTTATCAACCATTTGTATATttaatgatgtaatatatttctttgtgaggcgtgaaatcttcgtacgtaccgttttttgagccgtaggcgaaaaaacacctttccttttttcacgcttcataaagaaagaaagaaatcccCCTTCTTTGCCGAAGCGACCCTGAAGATCTCGCTGTAAATGTTGCATAAGAATACCATTGTCAAAAGTATAAACCTTGTATGGCAATACCTCTGTCAAAAGCATGGATCTTGCTTTATTGTTACATTCTTTCATGAGTCTTTGTCGAAGCTAGACTTAACCTCATGGGTTAGCCGGTATgtttgaaggagcaattttccttcttTTTCCACTATTTGtgtcgatgcaaaatgatgtatgatgtgatgtcatgcaatatgatgtgatggtatgatgcaaatgatgttgATGCACAAAAGACAAAAATAGGACTCtaaatccccttaggaacaactttggagtctcttGACCTTTTACTtaagtggtatttcagctctgcattcccttaggaacgactttggagctaagctctgcatccccttaggaacgactttggagcttcttcaccttttacttaggtggtacttTAGCTCTGCAATCTATTAGGAaccactttggagctaagctctgcatccccttaggaacaactttggagcttcttcaccttttactaaggtggtattttagctccgcattcccttaggaacgactttggagattCGTCACCCTtcctgttacactcgatggtgtaacacgAGATTCATTACAACAGGTTGAAGGTTGAACCTTCTTATATTATCTTCGGGGGAAAATATAAAGACAGAAAAGTGAAGAGTACATTACATATGAAAATTTTCTGATCGAGCCCCTGTATTGCTTCAGTAAATGTGCCTCGACTCGGGCACCGTGCtattgactatgcgagcttcaGATTCTTCACGTGTATCGTGTTGTTGTTGCACTTGACggtgcccttctagctgctgattGTGAGGCAAGGTTGGTGCCATAGGTGGTGGTGGTAGTGGGGCCCATgcagcttgagagtgacttgtcgaagcaactgatgttgtggattgctggttgcccacatactcgggAATGTATGGAGGATAGCACAAAGCAGTATGCagcacctgcttcggctgattctgccttgCTTCAGCTTtagctatttctttttgcttttggatcgtgacttggcacatcCTTGTTTTAGGTCCcttatcttcaccacagaatagatagAATAACCATCTGGGTTGAGAattgaaccttcctccgaagtttcttcctcctctgcctcttggagctggtggcctgaaggagctttgttgcgtCCCTGAAGACAGAGAGCTATGCTGATGCCCTTGAGTATGATTGCCCCTGCCATCACTTGAGATGGGGTTATGAATCGtcctgacatgcctggggtggagtcttcctccgaagcccctagtcatctcggaGTATCTGTAGGTCTCTTTTCTTCTTCGccaaaagtcattgtcagccctgatatatttgtccatcttctggagaagcttttcCAAAGTTTATGGTGGCTTTCTGGCAAAATACTGCACCATTGGTCCTAGTCGAAGCCCGTTGATCATAGCTTCGATAACAATCTCGtttggcaccgttggcgcctgagcCCTGAGAcacaaaccttcgaacatacgcttgcaggtattcctcatggtcttgtgtgcactagaaCAAGGCTTGGGCAGTTACAGGTTTCGTCTGGAAACCCTGAAAGCTAGTTACTAGCATGTCCTTTAGCTTTTGCCATGACATGATTGTTCCTGGGCGAAGAGAAGTATACCACGTCTGAGCCAcgctcctgactgccatgacaaaggattttgccatgacagccGTGTTggcaccatatgatgatatggtttcCTCGTAGCTCATAAAAGCTGCTTCGGTtcagaatgcccatcatacatgggaagctgtggtggtttgtaggatggtggccattgggtagcctgcaattctgcttctagaggagaagcatcatcaaaagcaaagttaccatgatgaaagtcatcataccattcgtcaTCATTGCTTagactttcttgacgaagctctctctgttgTGGCCTTCGTCCTTGGTCATCTTGCGTAATATGATGCATTTCTTTGACAGCATCATCAATCTTCCTTTGAAGTTCAGCTAGCCAAAGCATTTTCTCTCTTTCTCTACACTTGCTAGTGTATAGCCTCCAagtctctgatctcttgatctagctcctcctcctatggtgttgggctggtggccttccttttTTGGTTTAGGCTTCTCTCAGAGAGAGCCCCTCTTGGTTGATATCCAGCGGCTGAAGGGTAGCCCGTAGCGCTATTGCCTTCTtcagtggcatgacgaaggtgaatgcTTGAGATGTTGCCGAAGgcggtcgtttgagttcaccggaggtgggcgccaatgttggtcacttgttcttaaatgctgtgaatcaagaacaaggcaacacaatttttaaagattaaggaccttcatccttcgaagcattatctccttttagATATAATGAtattcagacaaaggtcatgaaggacatgccattTATTCATTCATAAAGATATAATGATATGAATCCATATAGAAGATATATGAAATCCATTCATTTGTACACATATGTATTTCATAATATACACATGAACATTAacagaatttatattacattgataccttcggcttgttcgaaggtgttgacgcgaaAGTAATTACAATccatcgtgaacagtacggtggtactattcatctatttataggcacgggatgcagacCGGGTAATAATACATGTATGACATTTACATTTGTTCACAactgtaacataaatcattagggactagctagtcttttcctcttcagcTCAACATCATGCTTGGTCTTCATCATCATTTTAAGCTGAAGTTGTtactcttcggctatagcttcggCGTTCATTGTTATCATCTTCGggctataccttcgtcttgaagaCCTTCGACAGAGGAGAAGACTTCCATCATGAACCGAAGCTCCCCGTAATAATCAATATTATGCTAGAGgcaaatggttagtcatgtttttgaggaccttcggaagaggaaggcccccaacaccctcgagattcagggtttgcTAGCAAAGTGTTCGAGAtacttggctttcagatcatcctctctttcccaagttgcttctttctctgagtgatggccccacttaactttgcacatcctgatggtgctttTTCTAGTGACTCGGTCTGCTATCTCTAGAATCTGAGTTGGCTTTTCAATATAAGTCAAGTCTTCTTGAACTTCGAGATCTCCAGTTGCCAATTGCTCTTTTGGCACTCAcaagcatttcttcagctgagacacatggaacacatcatgcacagctgaTAGACTTTCTGGTAGGATGAGTTGATAtgtcacttctccacgtcttgcctaAATCTGGTATGGTTCGATGTattgaggtgctagcttgcccttgactctgaaccttttgattcctttgatgggtgacaccttcagataaacatagtctcccacttcaaaactcagatcTCTTCTTCTTGAGTTAGCATAACTTCGCTGCTGGACTGCATTGTCTTCATATTCTCTCGAACAATTCGGATATTCTCTTTGGCTTTAAGCAAAATATATGTATTGAACACCTACCTTTCGGCGAGTTGGTCCCAAAGCAACGGAGTTCGACAATTTCTCCCATAGAGCgcttggaatggtgacatcttcaaactggcctagtagctattgttgtatgagaattttgcataaggtagccttttatcccaacctaacttgtcttgcaatgcACAATCTCTCAACATATTTTCAAGGATCtagttggttctttcagtctggctATCTGTCTACGGGTGATAAGATGAATTGAACTTCCAATGCGTACCCAAAGCCTCATGCAACTGCTGTCAAAAGTGAGAAGTGAATTGGGTTCCTCTGTCGGACACTATCTTCTTAGGAACACCATGCAAGCATACAATTCGAGACATATATAGCTCtaccaacactgcactgttataggtaGTCTTGGCTGGTATAAAATGAGCCGCCTTTGTtaaatggtccactactacccagatggagtcataaccggctcgagtgcaaggcaaaccgactataaagtccatcccaatctcatcctatttccactgaggaatctgcaatggctgcaacaaacctgtgggcctctgatgctctgccttgattctcTAACAATTGTCGCATATAGCAACATACTCTGTAATCTCCCTTTTCatttcgtaccaccagaatcttttcttaaggtcttggtacatcttctcgctaccagggtggatggaataagctgtctcatgagcttccttgagaatcaactcccgaatcgaTTTGATGTAAGGAACACACGGCCTATCTTTAAACCATACTACGCCTTCTGCGTCTTCCCAAAAgtccttgcctttcccatctaggatcagctgccaaatttcattgatcttctcatcgtcaTTCTGGTCCTTCTtgatatcttgctctagagtgggctctagctcaactgtcactccttgagtgctgttcagaaatccgagactcagcctgtcaaattcctttgctagctcatacaGCATTAGATGAGCGGCCATCATATTTACTTGACTTTTTCGACTCAAAGCATGTGACAAAACCtctcaagtcattaggcccacctatagttgtccttgtccatcggacctcggacaaccctgtaggtgcccctgatcacttgacaagttcggtatctatattctttaccttgcccaagagcgttttacccatcatgcagacattacaatacatcggaggaacgagtatgcggaagcagttataataacttactttattttaaagtGTAGAAAGAGtagcattattacagaccagagtaaatataggagtgctggagtaatattatcaCATAACctaggaggcaaaaacccctccagaTAAACAgcaaaaagtttttcttaaaggaggacacttcctcccgaggcttcagtcttgattttcttctttaggcaccaccttggaacaaaaacaacaaaaaattgctgcttcttcacctaaaacaacatgggacaaagccctgagtacgaagtgtactttcgcaagtcttacccgtcaaaataaaagactctcaaggatatgctggctttaagggagtcaaggtaaggcttatcgagaatcaaagactctggttgcagaaatgcttactattagtggatccttaaaaatccagttttaattgtcaggttaagtaaagttacctatatctagagttctttctaccctagttcaagcacttgacctatactagccaatttcttatcaacccttcttgttcactggaatgctacgtgtaagtcagtgaccaagtcttcatgtccgcgaagttacgacgatccgaatcgattatactcagctgaggatctctaatcacacgatatatgtagcacttaacccttgcatatgtcaactcgccaccggggttcttaagaccagatcaggttcacgccaaccgagagcacagatataccaccgtctagcctcttgccacagagggtacacgctactcttgccatctctccactcccattgcgtgttatcttattctgggattagtctgcccgaggcaaagcttacccatgatgaggcatgtgaccagttaaagggtcctcggtcagcaggcctacatcga from Zea mays cultivar B73 chromosome 6, Zm-B73-REFERENCE-NAM-5.0, whole genome shotgun sequence harbors:
- the LOC103629274 gene encoding uncharacterized protein, producing MQKAEERQLKDEKRIADLKYALSTQVELHRTEVQELEKKLDEMTENFNVELTKREISDIELLRLQKNVEELHQAKEECYNVATECAKNLKNRFAKVGTFSSEQNFIRGDPNRDILWISGEAEFFEEILSGRGDFCAFASARGAVSVLEKVGCEHAKVMVQSGFSLSANDIRNPSAEAAALNGKFYNEVWLKGGREITDEAIRKNEKESHDALGEAKKTEEAAKRARLIAELSPPLEPYDTEAGPSLKGHLM